One Parashewanella spongiae genomic window, GTTGTCACATTGGAGCAAAAGTCGGTTTAACTGTATCAAAGTGAGCAATCTCGCTTAAACTTCTTGTAGCGAAGCTACACCATAAATTTGACGCCTGATCAAAACCAGATATCTGGTATCATATCGATAACCCGTTAAGCTAGGAGATATTTCTCGTGCCCACAAGTGAAATCAAACTTACCCAATACAGTCATGGTGCTGGATGTGGTTGTAAGATATCTCCTAAGGTATTAAATGAAATACTGTCTTCGCAGCTACCGACTTTCAACGACCCCAACCTATTGGTAGGCAACGATACTCGTGATGATGCAGCCGTTTATCAACTCGATGAACATACTGGTATTATCAGCACGACTGATTTTTTTATGCCAATTGTCGATGATCCATTTACCTTTGGTCGCATTGCCGCCACCAATGCCATCAGTGACATTTATGCTATGGGTGGCAGCCCAATGATGGCCATTGCCATTCTAGGTTGGCCAGTCAATAAATTACCTGCCGAAGTAGCATCAAAAGTCATTGATGGTGGCCGCCAAGCCTGCAAAGATGCAGGGGTTATGCTTGCAGGCGGGCACAGTATTGACGCCCCAGAGCCAATTTTTGGCTTAGCGGTCACAGGGCAAGTCAGCCTCTCTCACCTTAAACGAAACTCGACGGCTCAAACGGGTGATAAATTGTATCTCACCAAACCCATTGGCATTGGGATCCACACGACGGCTCAAAAAAAGCAACTACTGCGCAAAAGTGATGCTTCAATTGCCATTGATGCCATGTGTCAATTGAATAGGATCGGCTCAGTAATTGCTAAAATGAGCGGAGTACATGCGATGACCGATGTGACTGGTTTTGGTTTGGGAGGACACTTAATTGAAATGTGCCAAGGGGCAAACCTCTCAGCCAAACTCGACTTTAGTGCTATCCCTTTGCTCGAACACACTCAATTTTATATCGACAACCAATGTATTCCGGGTGGCAGCCAACGTAATTACGACAGCTATGGGCAGCACTTACCTACATTATCTCCTCAGCAACAAACCATTTTATGTGATCCACAAACCAGCGGTGGATTACTTGTTGCGGTTGCCGCTGAAGCAGAAAATAGGTTTATTGCTGAACTTGAAAAACATGATTGTCTTGTTCAAGCCATCGGTGAGATGACGACACCTTCACACACATCGCTGATCGAGCTAGTTTAATGGCCTTTAATACTGTTACATCAAGCGCATATCGAGACATTTTTATCAATGATCATCCAATCATGGATGTGCGTGCGCCGATTGAATTCAACAAAGGTGCTTTTGCCAATGCCATTAATGTGCCTTTAATGACGGACGCTGAACGACAACAGGTTGGGAGTTGCTATAAGCAACAAGGTCAACAAGCTGCCATCAGCTTAGGTCATGAGTTAGTCTCAGGTGAAATAAAACAGCAACGCCTATCGGCATGGCAGCAATTTAATCAACGACACCCTCAAGGTTATCTCTACTGTTTTCGTGGTGGGCTTAGATCTCAAGTCACTCAGACTTGGTTACAGGAAGTAGATGTTGATATCCCCTTTATTGAGGGTGGCTATAAATCCATGCGTCAGTTTTTGATTTCAACGATTGAGCAAGCCAGCACTTTCCCCATGAAGATCATTGCAGGCAGTACTGGTTGCGGAAAAACGGAATACATAAAATCCCAACATAATGCTATTGATTTAGAAGGCATCGCCAACCACCGCGGATCTAGCTTTGGCAATAATATCACGCCCCAGCCCACACAAATTAATTTTGAAAACCAACTCGCAATAGCCTTACTTAAACATCAAGCCGCAGGCCACAAAACTTTAGTGCTCGAAGATGAAAGCTTTATGATTGGTCGCAACGCCATTCCAAAGTGCTTTTACAATGCAATGAAACAAGCGCCAATTCATGTTTTAACTTGCAGTTTTGATGACCGATTACAGAGAATACTGAACGATTATGTGGTTGATATGCTCTCACAATTCATTGAAAAATACGGGCAAGAAGATGGTTTTGCTGCTTTTTCACAGTATTTGATCAGCAGCATTGATAAAATAAAAAAACGTTTAGGCGGTAAACAGCATCAGCAGATCCAAACCATAATGACGCAAGCACTAAAAGAGCAACAAAACCGAAATTCTGTTGCTCTTCATTTGGAGTGGATTCAACTACTTTTAGAGCTGTATTACGATCCTATGTATAAATATCAATTGAAGAAAAGATCTCTCGAATGAAGCCCGCTACTGTCTAATTAAAATTCGTTCATGGGTCACATTTTCAAGGTAAGGCGTCCACTTGCCGCTGTCGATTCTACTATATTTAGCCGCTTCGCTTCGCCATTCATCAATGCCACCTTTAATTAAGTCATAATCGGTAACGGACAAATATAAACTTACGTTCTGTGCATCTTCAAACTGCGCTTCGATATCTTGAGGTAAAGATAACGAAGGGAAGACACCCGATACTTGTGCATTGATTCGCCATGTTGGTGAGTTATCTCCGGCCACTCTCAAATAAATTTTATCGTAGCTTCTGTTTAACGTTGAAAAATCATAAGTTGCCGGAACATCACTATCCAACGCTTCTAATAACTGCTGCGTATTAGCTATTAATGCTTGTGAGTTATCAGGCAAACTGAAGAAGTATGTCTTTGTAACATCGTCGACTTTTATACGCTGAAAAGACCGAAAACTTATACTTGATGAATCACCAGCGTCCACACTAAAATACTCAGCATTATTAACGTAATAATTTTCATACAGGCCATCGAAAATTACGGCTTCATTGAATCTACTATCTAAGTACACGTTACCAAAATCAGTATTTGCTGTGACTCCAACATTATTTAAAATTCCTTCAGGGTCAAGATTAAGCGCATCACCTTGCACTAAATCGTCATGAGTAAGGACGACTCGATGATCTGATTGTGTATCATCAAATTCAACCTTTGCAGCAAATACAGGCAAACCTTGAGAATAACGATTAGACAGGGTTAGTGAAACAGGTCTAAAGACGCCTCGCTCTTTACAGGCCGTGACATTATGATACTCACCTGTCGTAGTTGATGAACCATCAACCAAAAATTCATAATCACTGTTGTAAAAAGCACTAATTTCAGAAAAATCAACGGTAAAATCACGACAATCACATTGAGAATCCAACAACCTATTCTGAACGTAAATTTTTCCCAAATCTCCTTTCTTTAGATTGAGCTCGGTATCAAGTAAAGTAGTTGTGCTGCCATCATCATCAATAGGGTTTAATACAGATGTTAGGTGTGACTCATTACCATCCCATTTTACCTCTAAATGCCCCTGCGAATCTGTCTTTTCTTCTCGTAAAACGTTTCCATTACTTTCATGAACCACAAACCGAGCATCATTTATTGGACGCTCAATTAGACATTTTGGACTGTAATAAACCACATCAGCGATCACCTTAGGGATCAACGGAGGTGGAGGTAGAGTTGCTACGCCATGAGTAGGATCATGGCTATCTCCACTACTACCACCACATCCTGATACAACGGTAGCCATAGCAAGCGCACAAAATATTTTTCTCATAGTTTATCCTTAACTATTTATTGTTATTTTTCGCTAATAATTTATCATTTTTAATTGGATGTATGTTAAAAAATTGTTATTTGAAAAGTTTCAAAACTTTTTCTCTTAATTGATTACGTTCAGCTGCTTCTCCATCAACCATACTTCCAATATTCACACCAATCTTCGACCAAACACGCTTTGGTCGGGTGGTAAGTGCATGTCCATCTTTATGGCTAAAGTAAGAACCCCATAGTCCTTGAAGGGCCATTGGCACAACAGGGACAGGATCGCGCTCTAGTATTTTATTGATACCCGGACGAAATTCACCAATTTCACCATCTGGAGACAAGCGCCCTTCTGGAAATATGCACACTAGCTCATCATTGTTAAGGGCTTGATGAATGGATTCAAACGCTTGCAAATAAGTCTCTTTCGATTGTTTGGGTGAACAAATTGGAATGACACCAGCGTGACGAAATAAGTACTTCAATAGCGGGATTTCACTGATTGATTTGTCCATAACAAAACGAATTGGTCTTGTTGATGCCCCCATTAACACAAGTGCATCCACGTATGTAACATGATTACAAACCACTATCGCCGCACCTTGCTGAGGTATATTTTCTCGCCCAGAAACCTTAATGCGATACAAAACATGGCTAAGTAGATAACTCACGAAACGTTGAGCAAACTCAGGCACTTGTATGTATACGTATATTCCGACGAGAAAATTAGCAATCGCAAGAATGAGGAACAATTGAGGAATAGATACCTGAAATACGGTCAAAAGGACAATACTCAGCGCCGCTGAACCGACCATAAATAGCGCATTCATTATATTGTTTGCTGCAATGGCTTGTGCGCAACTTTCTTTGGATGCTCTGGTTTGAATAAAGGCATACAAAGGTACAATGAATAAACCGCCGCTGACTCCTATCATCGCAAGATCAAACATCAAGCGATAGTGCTGGCTGTTTTCAATAAACGCACTAAACCCATAAATAAAGTCCGTTTGCTCTGGTGCTGTAGGAATAGCCCATAACATATCAATACCAAATACTGTTAATCCCATTACACCAAAAGGCAGCACGCCCAACTCAACATGACCGAAGGAAATTCGCTCGCAAATTAACGAACCAATCGCGATACCAACTGAAAACAAAGTGAGCAGTAACGATACAACAGAGGCGTCAGCATATAAATTTACACGGGCAAAATTAGGAAACTGGGTTAAATAAGTCGCCCCTAAACACCAAAACCAACTGATGGCTAAAATGGCCATCCAAATTGTTGGTGTCTGCCTCGTTCGTTGTATTAACGAATACGTACCAGACAATGGACGAAACGCAATGTCAGTGACCTTACCCAAAGGAGGATAATCTGGGATCCCTCGGCTCGTCAGATAACCTAAGGCGGCAAGAAACACAACGGTCACTGCAGCCAGTTGAGCACCATATTCATAAACGACAATAAGGCCAGCACTTAATGTTCCGAATAGAATTGATAAGAAGGTGCCCATTTCAACCCAAGCATTACCGCTCACGAGTTCAGACTCTGGTAACGCTTGTGGCAGCAAAGAATATTTTACTGGACCAAAATAGGCCGACTGTGTGCCCATCAAAAAGAGCAAGCCTAAGAGCACAAGATAGCTTTGAGTCATCATTGCGATGGCGGCACAACTCATGATCACCAGCTCAAATAATTTCAAGCGGCGGATCAATAATGCTTTATTGCTATTGTCTGTTATCATCCCTGCATGAGCCGAGAATAAGAAAAAAGGAAGAATGAACAGCCCTGCGGCGAGATTGACAAATAAGTTTGTACTAAATGGTAAATCACCAACTTGACTGTAAGTCACTAGCAAAATCAGTACGTTCTTATATACGTTATCATTCAATGCACCTAAGCACTGAGTGATGAAGTAAGGGAAAAACCGTCTAGTAAGAATCATAACCTTCCTTATTAAAGCTTATACCATTCACACTGATTAACGATTAGGGAGCATTAGCAAAGCTAAGGTTCAATTTCTCACAAAGTTAATGATACGAACGGTATGATATAAGCCATTGATTAAGGTCACTATAACTCAGTTAGTTATCAGTTAAAACAACTCATCAAACGGTTAACTTGCTGCTTTTAATAAGTCTTTCCAATTCCGAGTTGACTGACCGACTACAATAAAGTTTGGGTTTTCAAGCGTTTCTCTGCGATTGTATGTCAAGGGTTGTAAATCAGTCGTCATCACCTGTCCACCAGCTTCTTTAATTATCACTTGAGCGGCCGCTGTGTCCCATTCCCCTGTGGGTCCGATACGAATGTAACAATCAGCTTGCCCTTCAGCCACTAAGCAGCTTTTTAATGCTGCTCCTCCTAACCGCACCAGTTCATAGTCTTGTTTCTTATTGAACATATTGAGTACAGTATTAGGATCTTGGCGACGGCTTACGGCAAGCTTCAATGCGCTTTCGTTTTGCTCATACCCACTACGACAGTGTATCGGGAAATCTTCTCCCTGAGATCGTTTATACGCACCATTCCCCAAACTCGCAAAGTAACATTCTTGTGTCATAGGAACATAAACAACACCTAGTACGGGTTGATGATTATCCACTAACGCAATTAATACCGAGAAGTCGTTGCTGCCAGCAATAAACTCGCCAGTGCCATCAAGCGGATCAACAAGCCAATACCGTTGCCATGATTCACGTATTGAGAGTGGAATTTCAGCATCTTCTTCAGATAATACTGGAATATCGGGGGTAAGAGACATCAGCCTTTCACAGATTACCTGATGAGCGGCAAGATCCGCTGATGTCACTGGTGTTGAGTCTAGTTTAATGGTTTGCTCAAAGTCACCTTGATGAAATATGGCTTTGATTTTCTGACCAGCTTCTGTCGCAATGGCAATGACAGACTCAATCAACTGCTCTGGCCTATTTACTGCTGCCATGATGTACTACTCCTCACTACTTCCATTACTTAGACTTACATTAACTGGCAATATGATCCATAGCCAAAAGCAAGGCACTTACGCTGCGTGCTTCATTAAACCGATTTTCATTAATTAAACTGCGCCAATCTTCTACCTTCCAATTTATCACTTCTATATCTTCAGGCTCATCACCTTCTAAACGGCTGAAGTACAAGTCTTCAGCGATAAATATTTGCATTTTACTCGAAAAATAGCTGGGTGCTAACGACACTTCCTTTAATAATGTGAGCTTATTAGTCGCAAAACCAATCTCCTCTTGCAGTTCTCGATTTGCCGCTTGCTCTGCAGTCTCACCGGGATCGATAAGCCCTTTTGGAAAACCAAGCTCGTATTCATGTGTCCCAGCTGCATACTCAGAAGCTAATAATAGCTGGCCATTATGAATAGGTACAATCATCACTGCGCCGCGACTGTGTCCTTTCATTCTTTCATATTGACGCTTAACACCATTACTAAAACATAAATCCAGCTGTTCAACAGTAAACAAGCGACTTTTGGCAACAACTTCAGTATGTATAATTTGTGGCTTCTTTTGTCCCTTGTTCATAAACACCCCAGAATGAATTAATTATACCAATTACAATGCTATTAACCACTTTTACGTTACAATCTTACTACCTCCGCATGGACTTACAACAGGAATTTTAATGCTTCCTTGGCAACAGATTGATACTGTTTTACTTGATATGGACGGCACACTGCTTGACCTCCACTTTGACAACCACTTATGGCTAACCAAAGTTCCACTTGAAATTTCACAGGTTCACCAAGTCAGCCTTGCACAAGCAAAGCAAATGGTCGAAACCGCCTATTACGAAGTCGCTGGCACATTAAACTGGTACAGTCTCGATTATTGGCAACAACGCTTTAATATCGACATTATTGCCCTACATCATGCATCAACGGAAAATATTCAGCTAAGAGCCGATTGCATGCCTTTTTTATCCTCACTCAAGACAATGAAAAAAAACAGGATTCTTGCTACCAATGCACACCCTGAAAGTTTAGCCCTTAAACTCGAACATACTTGCTTAGCTGAAGGACTCGATGACATGATTTCGAGTCATGAAACGGGTTATCCAAAAGAAAATCCAAAATTTTGGGTCGCCTTGTTTGAGCGTTTTTCGCTAGATCCAAGCCGTTGTTTATTCATTGATGATAATGAAAACATCCTCAAAGCATCTCAAAAAGCGGGAGTAGGCTTCCAATTAGGTATTCAAAATCCTGACAGTCAAATGCCACATAAAAGCTATGTTGACTGTCTTTCGACCCATGATCTAACCCATATATTACCAACCATTAATTAAGATTAATCAACAACTCATCTTTAAAACAATAGAATGCTCTGGTCAATTGACTAAACCATTGATCAGACACTTCACCTCTGTGGATATAGGATCGTAAAACGTAAGAGAACAGGGAGCGAGGAATGCACAGTTATTATTAAGAGTGAAGACACTGATCCTAACCATTGTGAGGGTTTTCATGTTTAAACATTATTTGCTCGCGATAATCGCTACTGTTTCCTCAGCTTCCCAAGCTGACACACCTGAGCCTATGTACTGGGTAACACTAAAAAATGATGCCGTATCTCAAGAGGTGCAATCGCAAATCACACCTTTGAATCACGGTTTACAAGCAGCACCTACTGATGTTTCTGTGATTCATATTAATCAATCCCAACTAAAGCAGCTTCAACAAGACCTTCACCAAGGTGGAGAGCATGGTGGCTACATGGTGCATGCTTCGAGGCAAGATGCCCTTGATAGCGCTAACATGCCAATCACCTCCAACATTTTTACCGCCCCAACACTCAACCAACAAGCCATAATTGAATCTTTATTGCCTCAGCTGGATGCAGCAAAAATCATTGATATGATCAATAAACAGACTCAATTTAAAAATCGAATTTACACCTTAAGTACTGGACAACTTGCCTCCCATGCTTTACGCCAGAATTGGGCTAATTTAGTCAAAGGGTTACCTTATGCTTCTGTAAGTCAAATTAAGCATCAAAAATTCCTTCAAGACTCTGTACAAGTTACTTTTACAGGTAGCAAGTACCCTGACGATATTGTTGTATTAGGCGGACACTTAGATTCGACGGCTGGCATGTTTCATACCAAGCATACCAAGGCTCCTGGCGCCGATGACAATGCATCCGGTATTGCTTCTTTAACAGATATTATTCGAGTGTTTGCCGAGAATCAGATCCAACCTGAACGCACTATCATATTTTTCGGCTATGCGGCTGAAGAAGGAGGATTATTAGGATCGCAAGATGTCGCAAGAAACTATGAAAATAAACATGTGCTATCCGCATTACAGATGGATATGACTAACTATCGTGGTTCAGATAAGGACTACGTATTCATGACAGATTACACTGACACTGGTTTGACTCACTTTCTTGAAACACTCAGTGATACTTATTTAAGTGATCTTACTTATGGCGAGGATAGGTGTGGCTACGCGTGCTCAGATCATGCCAGTTGGCACAAAATTGGCGTTCCATCAGCGATGCCATCTGAAGCCAAAATGCGAGAAATAAATAGGTATATTCACTCTTCTAATGACACCCTCGAACATTCAGACACCACAGGGATACACGCCTTGAACATCAGTAAGTTGGCACTAACTTACGCCGTTGAAATGGGTTTTATTGACTAAAATGTTTGACTATGAAAGTGGATACATTTTGTATCCACTTCTTACACAAGTATTTAAATTTTAGGTAAAGCGCCTGCAAAACTAATTTTATAATACCCTTGGTTATCGGGCTGGCCCAACAAATTAAGGCTATTGCGTATATCTTCTGGTTGCTCAGCTATAGGTTTAATTTTTGCTTGAATGCGATAACGATTATTTTCACCAAACAACACGCTACCTGACAATCCTAGTTTATTATGTCTCTCATCCCCATTTAGCGCAATTTGACCATCTTTACAGCCTAAATTCAATTCAAACTCTCCTAATGGAAAGTCTCCAAACTGATTGTTAACTTGTAGATTATGCAAAAAAAGTTTACCCGTTAGTTGCTCACAAAGAGGCAGACCTTGAACAAAATCATCAATAAACAAACTGACGTCTCCGCCCACTTTAGTTCGAAAGGGCATTCGAGTATTACCAATTAAAAAACCATTACTCGATTCAATGTTCATGTCACTCAGACTGACTCCTGAAGAAGTGACGAGTACATGACCTTTGGTGCTGAATGCCGTTGCTTTTGAGCCTACTTTTAGCTCTATACTCAGCTGCCCTAAGGCCAACGGCCACGGATTAATATCCCAATGGATTTGTTCAAATTGACGGTTCTCAAATGTGGCACTGGTGGCTTCACCCGACCAAACACTACCCTCTACACCACTTAATTGCACTTGCTCGGGCAATGGCATGAGCCAAAGTGCAACTTTTGCAGGCAGTAACGCCAACAAAAATACCAAATAGATAACACCACCAATTAATATTTTCTTAAATAAACTCACGTTGTATTCCTGCAACTGTTCTTGCAACTCATTGGTTGCAATTATTGTGACAATTGTATCCGTCTCACTTTCACTAACCCTGCCGTTTCAGTCTCTGTGACGTCGAAAGTATCGAGTGACAACCCCTGATTTTGCGTTAATTCATTTAAGTAGGCCAATAAATCATTAAACGGTACATCATCCATCCAAATTTGGACTTTTTTTCCTTGAGGCTGCATGCGACTGATCACAACCCCATAACGACTGGCGATGGTATTAACGATTGAGCTCAAGCTGCCTTTCCGAGTCGATGTTTGTCCTGACTGTTTGGCTGCTACGATTTTATTCACACTTTGTTTCACATAACTGAGAGTTTTTTGGGATTGCACAAGACGCCTTTGCGCATCTTGCTCAGCGTTGCTAATTGGACTCCAGATCCCCCAATAAAAAATACCAATAATGAGAAAAATACTGCATACAGCAACCAATTGTTGCTCCCGATACGCCAGTCCATTCCACCAGGTGAGTAAATTGTCTTTCATTATTTACTCCTTATCGTCAAGGTCGTAGTAACTTTATCATCAAGACTATTCATCACTCCCGACTTGGTATCAAAGTTCTTACCTAGTGCTTGTTTAAATCGCTCTACGGATGAATAATTTTTGGCTGTGATTTGCATTCTCAATTCACCTCTGTTGCCATCAAACCGTACCGTATTAGGCACTAAATCTGGCACTTGCTTGAACGCTGGCTCAAGCAAAGTGAGCATTTTAAAAAATACGCTGCCATTGCCGGAGCCTTTGATTTTTTTCAGCTCTGTTCTTACTAAAGGTCTTAAATTCGCGTTTGTGACCCGATTAAATCCAGTAGCTTGTTTGAATATCTCTACAGACTGCTGCTGCACATCTGTGATTTGCTGATTGGTGTGATACACCATAAATCCTTTATTGAGTAAGCTCAGTAAAATAGCCACTCCTAAAACGATGGCTGCATTTTTCCATACCAGTAAGTTTTTACTGTATTCACGTTTGGGACGATAGGGCCCTGTCAATAGATTTAATGGCGCTTGCAATGCGCCTTTAGCTAACACTAGCATAGGTAGTTCAACAGGCTGAGGATTAAGGCTAACGCCTTCCAACTGCAATTCAGAGTAATTCGCTACGGCAATGTTATCTTGGAGATCATCAGCATCTTGTACCGGCAATAATTTAGGCAAAAGCATTGATTGCCATTGAGATGGTATACTGTGTCCTTGCCCCGTTGAAGTTCGCAATAATAATTCATCACCAACAACCATCGTCGCCCACTGACATCCCATTAAAGGTAATGCTAAACAATCAGGCAGCAAGCGTTTCACCACCAAACCTGCAGCCGACAACCACTCTAGCCAAAGTTGCATTTGTTGATGAGCTACAACAGCGACACTTAACTGGTTGCCATTGCGAGCACCAGCCACAAAATGCAATTTATCCACATCTTCGGCGAATGCTTCCTCCAACATAAATGGCAACGCTTTGATCGCTTGCCTTTGACCTTTTTCAGGCAACTCGACTTCTGTTAGCGTCATTGCAGAAGCTTGTACTAACACATCCACAGGTCGTTTGCCTGCTCGCTGTGATAAACTGTTCAGCTGCTTTGCACTATTTAGTTCACCTGATGCGATGATCTCTTGCTCTTGCTCTGACCACACCAGCCACGAGCATGCATGCTCGACTTTTGTGCCTAATCGAATAAAAAGCCGTTCACTCACAGTGTATCTCCACCGGTAAGGCAATATGATTATTGATCACTGCCATTATCATTTTTGACCGCCATATTGACGTGTTAACACATCAACATAATTATTTTTTGCCACTTGCAGAACACTCTCCAGCCGGAAAATAGCCTCATCGACTTTGGCTCCACCATCAAGCAGAAAGTACTCACTTTTGACGGCAAAACTGGATTTTAATAAATTATCATTTTTCAATGCACTCAGTTCTGAAATATTCCAAAAGTCATCAATGCTGTCATAACCATTTGCAGGTCGCTGATTAATAATACTTTCAGCTTCGCCTACAGAAACTTTGTTTTGTAACATACCAGCTAACAGAGGCGCTTGCTCAACTTTGATGGTATTCACATTCAATAATTGTCTGTTATTGCCGGGTATGGCACAAATATAGGGTACAAGTTTTAAGTATGCTTCTTGGGTGAAACCAAGCACCGCTCGTAATTCACTGCGATGATTCATCACGGTTTTAGCCGCTCGATAAGGGACATCACGTGATTCATAAGCGGCATCGCCACTGCTAAAACCACCTGACGCTGAGCTTGAGCTAATGTAGTCTTTTAACGATACCGCAAGCGCTTCTGCAGTAAAGGGCTCCATCCCTAAGGCGATCAGTAATCCAGCGAATTGCTCTCCGGCTAATGGAAGTTTTTTGGGGTTCTGATTATTACTGTTCCCTGCATCAGCGACTTTGGCATTTAAACCATTAATATTAAAACATGCACGCATATCGGTAAT contains:
- the nudE gene encoding ADP compounds hydrolase NudE; protein product: MNKGQKKPQIIHTEVVAKSRLFTVEQLDLCFSNGVKRQYERMKGHSRGAVMIVPIHNGQLLLASEYAAGTHEYELGFPKGLIDPGETAEQAANRELQEEIGFATNKLTLLKEVSLAPSYFSSKMQIFIAEDLYFSRLEGDEPEDIEVINWKVEDWRSLINENRFNEARSVSALLLAMDHIAS
- a CDS encoding type II secretion system protein N, coding for MSLFKKILIGGVIYLVFLLALLPAKVALWLMPLPEQVQLSGVEGSVWSGEATSATFENRQFEQIHWDINPWPLALGQLSIELKVGSKATAFSTKGHVLVTSSGVSLSDMNIESSNGFLIGNTRMPFRTKVGGDVSLFIDDFVQGLPLCEQLTGKLFLHNLQVNNQFGDFPLGEFELNLGCKDGQIALNGDERHNKLGLSGSVLFGENNRYRIQAKIKPIAEQPEDIRNSLNLLGQPDNQGYYKISFAGALPKI
- the mnmH gene encoding tRNA 2-selenouridine(34) synthase MnmH yields the protein MAFNTVTSSAYRDIFINDHPIMDVRAPIEFNKGAFANAINVPLMTDAERQQVGSCYKQQGQQAAISLGHELVSGEIKQQRLSAWQQFNQRHPQGYLYCFRGGLRSQVTQTWLQEVDVDIPFIEGGYKSMRQFLISTIEQASTFPMKIIAGSTGCGKTEYIKSQHNAIDLEGIANHRGSSFGNNITPQPTQINFENQLAIALLKHQAAGHKTLVLEDESFMIGRNAIPKCFYNAMKQAPIHVLTCSFDDRLQRILNDYVVDMLSQFIEKYGQEDGFAAFSQYLISSIDKIKKRLGGKQHQQIQTIMTQALKEQQNRNSVALHLEWIQLLLELYYDPMYKYQLKKRSLE
- a CDS encoding type II secretion system protein M, which produces MKDNLLTWWNGLAYREQQLVAVCSIFLIIGIFYWGIWSPISNAEQDAQRRLVQSQKTLSYVKQSVNKIVAAKQSGQTSTRKGSLSSIVNTIASRYGVVISRMQPQGKKVQIWMDDVPFNDLLAYLNELTQNQGLSLDTFDVTETETAGLVKVRRIQLSQ
- the selD gene encoding selenide, water dikinase SelD → MPTSEIKLTQYSHGAGCGCKISPKVLNEILSSQLPTFNDPNLLVGNDTRDDAAVYQLDEHTGIISTTDFFMPIVDDPFTFGRIAATNAISDIYAMGGSPMMAIAILGWPVNKLPAEVASKVIDGGRQACKDAGVMLAGGHSIDAPEPIFGLAVTGQVSLSHLKRNSTAQTGDKLYLTKPIGIGIHTTAQKKQLLRKSDASIAIDAMCQLNRIGSVIAKMSGVHAMTDVTGFGLGGHLIEMCQGANLSAKLDFSAIPLLEHTQFYIDNQCIPGGSQRNYDSYGQHLPTLSPQQQTILCDPQTSGGLLVAVAAEAENRFIAELEKHDCLVQAIGEMTTPSHTSLIELV
- the yrfG gene encoding GMP/IMP nucleotidase gives rise to the protein MLPWQQIDTVLLDMDGTLLDLHFDNHLWLTKVPLEISQVHQVSLAQAKQMVETAYYEVAGTLNWYSLDYWQQRFNIDIIALHHASTENIQLRADCMPFLSSLKTMKKNRILATNAHPESLALKLEHTCLAEGLDDMISSHETGYPKENPKFWVALFERFSLDPSRCLFIDDNENILKASQKAGVGFQLGIQNPDSQMPHKSYVDCLSTHDLTHILPTIN
- a CDS encoding MFS transporter, which translates into the protein MILTRRFFPYFITQCLGALNDNVYKNVLILLVTYSQVGDLPFSTNLFVNLAAGLFILPFFLFSAHAGMITDNSNKALLIRRLKLFELVIMSCAAIAMMTQSYLVLLGLLFLMGTQSAYFGPVKYSLLPQALPESELVSGNAWVEMGTFLSILFGTLSAGLIVVYEYGAQLAAVTVVFLAALGYLTSRGIPDYPPLGKVTDIAFRPLSGTYSLIQRTRQTPTIWMAILAISWFWCLGATYLTQFPNFARVNLYADASVVSLLLTLFSVGIAIGSLICERISFGHVELGVLPFGVMGLTVFGIDMLWAIPTAPEQTDFIYGFSAFIENSQHYRLMFDLAMIGVSGGLFIVPLYAFIQTRASKESCAQAIAANNIMNALFMVGSAALSIVLLTVFQVSIPQLFLILAIANFLVGIYVYIQVPEFAQRFVSYLLSHVLYRIKVSGRENIPQQGAAIVVCNHVTYVDALVLMGASTRPIRFVMDKSISEIPLLKYLFRHAGVIPICSPKQSKETYLQAFESIHQALNNDELVCIFPEGRLSPDGEIGEFRPGINKILERDPVPVVPMALQGLWGSYFSHKDGHALTTRPKRVWSKIGVNIGSMVDGEAAERNQLREKVLKLFK
- the cysQ gene encoding 3'(2'),5'-bisphosphate nucleotidase CysQ, with translation MAAVNRPEQLIESVIAIATEAGQKIKAIFHQGDFEQTIKLDSTPVTSADLAAHQVICERLMSLTPDIPVLSEEDAEIPLSIRESWQRYWLVDPLDGTGEFIAGSNDFSVLIALVDNHQPVLGVVYVPMTQECYFASLGNGAYKRSQGEDFPIHCRSGYEQNESALKLAVSRRQDPNTVLNMFNKKQDYELVRLGGAALKSCLVAEGQADCYIRIGPTGEWDTAAAQVIIKEAGGQVMTTDLQPLTYNRRETLENPNFIVVGQSTRNWKDLLKAAS
- a CDS encoding M20/M25/M40 family metallo-hydrolase; its protein translation is MFKHYLLAIIATVSSASQADTPEPMYWVTLKNDAVSQEVQSQITPLNHGLQAAPTDVSVIHINQSQLKQLQQDLHQGGEHGGYMVHASRQDALDSANMPITSNIFTAPTLNQQAIIESLLPQLDAAKIIDMINKQTQFKNRIYTLSTGQLASHALRQNWANLVKGLPYASVSQIKHQKFLQDSVQVTFTGSKYPDDIVVLGGHLDSTAGMFHTKHTKAPGADDNASGIASLTDIIRVFAENQIQPERTIIFFGYAAEEGGLLGSQDVARNYENKHVLSALQMDMTNYRGSDKDYVFMTDYTDTGLTHFLETLSDTYLSDLTYGEDRCGYACSDHASWHKIGVPSAMPSEAKMREINRYIHSSNDTLEHSDTTGIHALNISKLALTYAVEMGFID